ACGCGCGAAGAGATGATGGCTGACCTGGTACTCTCCCTCGGCTTCGGCACCTCGAGCGCGGAAGGCCATGGAATTGATCGTCGCACCGAACTGCGTCGCAGGATCGCTCCCAGCCGGGATGCCTAGTTCGAGTAACGCGGATTGGGGAACATATTCGACACCGTTGGTGAACTCGTTGTGGAAGTATGTTACGCCGATGCGGGCGCGTCCGTTCCAGAGTTGCTGGTCAAGGCCGCCGTCGTAGCTACGTGAGGTCTCTGGGCCAATGGGTGAGACATGATATTGAGAGATGAGCGAGCTGCCATTGGGTTGGGATGCAAGCAAGTCATAGAGCGAGCTGTCTTGGTCGGAGATGTTCGGCTCCTTAATGCCTTTGCCAAAACTGAAGTGGAGCTTGGTTCCGCTCAGCCAATGTGCAGCCGATGGGCGTGCAAGATAGTACGCAAGCGAAGCGCGAGGTGTAGCGGCAAAGCCGAAGAGTCCATTGTCTTCAAGCCCGCTGCCGAGTGTGTAGTAGAGGCGGTCACCGAGAGCACCTCCGAGTTGCAATGTGTAGCTGTAGTTGCCGCGCTCGATGGAGTTTGGCGTGCTGCCTTCAGAGAGAGTGTAGCCGCGTTCGTCCTCATACTTGAAGCCGCCAAGGGCCACGAGGCGAGGGCTGAATTGGTAGTCCGTCTGAGCGTAAACGAAGTCGCGTTTGCTGGGGGCTTTGTAGACGCTTGGATAACTGGAGCCGTAGCTCGCTCCGTACTGGAAGATTGCCTGGCCGGTGACGCTGTACCCATTTGCTCCAGTGATGGTGAGGGGCTTTCCAAGATAGAGGTCGGTGTTTGGATCGTAGATGCCGGTAGGCGCGTAATCGGTGTATTGGTAGTTGAGTCGGAGACCACCATAGCGGATCTGATTGTGCCAACGGTTGGTGGTCTGGTTGTTCCAGATGGCAGAGTAATAGTTCTCCTGCTCCTTGTAGCCTGCTGCATCGGCGATACCGTAAAGCTGTATCGTGTTTGGCTGACCGGCAGCTACAGCGAGATGGCGTACGGTAAAGCGCAGGTTGTTGTCGGTGTTCGGTGTCCAGCCAAAATTGCCTACATAGGTTGCGTTGTGGAACTGGTCGCGCGGCAGATTGTTGCGCGTGTCCATGCGTGAGAACTCTGAGAGGTAGTCGAACTGACGGAAGAGTCCGCTGGCAGAGACTGCCTGGCTATAGGTTCCGAAGTTTCCTGCATCGCCCGCATAGGTGAATAGTGGCAGCCCTGTTGTGCCGCGAGCGGTTGTGAGACTGACAACACCGGCGAGTGCGTCGGAGCCATAGAGTGTGCTGTTCGGCTGACGCAGGACTTCAATCTGATCGACTCCAACGGTGGCGAGGTTGGCGAACTCGACCGCGCCCCCGATGTCGTTGGCTGGTACACCGTCGATGAGCACTTTGTTGGCGTTGCTGTTACCACCACGGATGTAGAGAGCGGTGGTGCCCCCAGCCTGTCCGCTCTGCGTGAGTTGAAGTCCAGGAACGAGACGTAAGGGATCGGCAACCTGTGGAGTGTAACGAAAACTGTCAGAGGTCAGGACCGTAACGGGCGCTCCAACTTGCGCTATTGGCGTTGGGGTTCCAGTGGTGACTGTTATTTGCTGCGTGAGTGTTCCCGTCGCAAGAGTGATGTCGATATTGGAGTTTATGAATGGGGTGGAGAAGATGGGCTGACTGATTGAGGTTTGAAAGGTGGGCGCTGTGGCACGGACGCGATAGATGCCGGCTGTTTTTACAGGCAGGACATATTCTCCGGCCTGGCCGGTTGTTGTAGTTGCAGCCACTGTTGCGCCGCTGAGCAATTCAACTTTGGCGTGGACGACTATTGCTCCTAAGGGATCTTTGACGGTTCCACGAAGCGTGCCCTGGGCGGTGGCCTGGATTGAGGATAGCAAAAGCGCAATGACGAAAAAGCAAATTGCGCGGACGATTGCCCGCGAAGCATGAAGTGTTGAACGCATGGTCCCCCCTCGGGATAGGTGAGGCAAGGCCGGTCTCCTGACTTTGCGCATCATCGGCTCCGGAGCAGCCTTCCCAGAACCGTTTGGTTCCAGTGGCTTCAAGCAGCATCGCTCGGATCCTCTGCGCTTACAGTTACGGGGTAGTGGCGGATTCGCACCGCGCTTCCCGACACCTCGCCGGTGGGTTAACAGTTACAAGCTGGGCAGTCCAGCTCAGAACGAAGAAGTGGGAAGAATAAACAGCGCTCGTGCCAGCGGGACTGCTGGCGAGAATGCTCTTCAGCTCTCCCTTCGGAGCTGAATGAAGCCCGGTTGGCCTCTGGCAGGTCTCCTGACTCTGCGCTTCAACGAAGTTTCGACTCACCTTCCCAGGGTTTCAGCCCCAGTGGCTTTGAACTGAATGTCGAAGTTCTCCACGCTCACAGTTACGGGGTAGTGGCGGATTCGCACCGCGCTTCCCATCACCAGATCTAAAGAGAGGGTATCTCGCATAGGAAGGCAGGGTCAACCGCCCGGGTCTTGCATGCTGTCCAGGACGCATGTGTAAGAGCGTCCACGAGCACGTGTATCCCCACTTTTATCTTTGTGGTTCACTTCTACAACTTTGGTTGGTGTTGATGCACATGGCGTGCCATACCCCGCATGAATGCTCCACGCCATGATGTTTCAGGGTGCAAGATTCCCAATTTGGAAACTGCGCTACCTCAGCGTTAGGAGTGTTCAACCGACACGACTCAAAAAGATTTGCCTGAAATGCCATGGCACGGGGCGTAGAGATTAATGCTTTTGTGCTGCTCTACCGGGATCACGATTCGAGCTTACCCGGTCTCGCGCTTTGTTCAGAGTCTGTCCGGTGCCGTGCAAAACTGCCACGGCTTCGCAATAAAACCGCTCAATTGGTTGTTGTTGAGCAACGTAGTTGGGCCCCCTGATTAGCTGACGTACACGCTTGCTGCTTGCACCGAAAGGTTTGAAATGCCTGATTCGTCCAATGTTTCCGCAGTTCGGTCCGCCGGAATTGCTTCCTGCCAGCCTGAGTCGCATGCCTCCCAAGTATGTAGCGTGTTGCCGTTTGCAGCGGCGAAGCCTCGCACCGTTTCGGGATGCCAGTCTGTTGCTCTAGATCGCATAAGCAACGAAGCAATCCTTGTGCCATACAGGCGGGCGACGAAGCGTCAAAGATTAGGAAGCTCTAAGCTTCTTCCTGCCATGATGCTACGGTGGGCTGTGGCTGTGTTATTGGCGACGACAATGTTTGCTGTAGCAGGAGCGCAAACAGCGACGACGACGACGCTGACAGTTGTACCGACCAGCACATCCGATGGGTCTGTGGTTACGATGACAGCTACGGTAAAAGCGGGGGCCACCGCGCTGACCGGAGGCACCGTCACATTCAAAGATACTTACAACAGTGTCGCAGAGACGTTAGGCACAGTGCAGGTGCAATCGGCGAACGGGAATGCGGGAACCGCTGTGCTCAAACAGGAGTTTGGGTGGGTCGGCACGCATTCGATCATAGCGACTTTCAACCCG
This is a stretch of genomic DNA from Edaphobacter acidisoli. It encodes these proteins:
- a CDS encoding TonB-dependent receptor, encoding MRSTLHASRAIVRAICFFVIALLLSSIQATAQGTLRGTVKDPLGAIVVHAKVELLSGATVAATTTTGQAGEYVLPVKTAGIYRVRATAPTFQTSISQPIFSTPFINSNIDITLATGTLTQQITVTTGTPTPIAQVGAPVTVLTSDSFRYTPQVADPLRLVPGLQLTQSGQAGGTTALYIRGGNSNANKVLIDGVPANDIGGAVEFANLATVGVDQIEVLRQPNSTLYGSDALAGVVSLTTARGTTGLPLFTYAGDAGNFGTYSQAVSASGLFRQFDYLSEFSRMDTRNNLPRDQFHNATYVGNFGWTPNTDNNLRFTVRHLAVAAGQPNTIQLYGIADAAGYKEQENYYSAIWNNQTTNRWHNQIRYGGLRLNYQYTDYAPTGIYDPNTDLYLGKPLTITGANGYSVTGQAIFQYGASYGSSYPSVYKAPSKRDFVYAQTDYQFSPRLVALGGFKYEDERGYTLSEGSTPNSIERGNYSYTLQLGGALGDRLYYTLGSGLEDNGLFGFAATPRASLAYYLARPSAAHWLSGTKLHFSFGKGIKEPNISDQDSSLYDLLASQPNGSSLISQYHVSPIGPETSRSYDGGLDQQLWNGRARIGVTYFHNEFTNGVEYVPQSALLELGIPAGSDPATQFGATINSMAFRARGAEAEGEYQVSHHLFARGGYTYLDAAVQRSFSSESAPAYNTSSDFSTIPIGQYSPLIGARPFRRAPHTGYFSLNYMRSRWYGSLTGTLVGRRDDSTYLSDENFGYSLLLPNHNLLGAYQRLDLSGSYEVSHAVTAYANIQNLLSEHYSEAFGYPALPFTFRTGLKVSFGGESWSIR